The proteins below come from a single Dinghuibacter silviterrae genomic window:
- a CDS encoding CocE/NonD family hydrolase: MKKSLFFLLTGLACFAAHAQNDSASSYTWREIMIPMRDGVKLHTIVYTPKKQTEKLPFVLIRTPYGVGTGYAPDKNDYIKDMAADGYIFIAQDIRGRYKSEGGFEMTRPSRNKKDPQSIDEASDTYDTIDWLLKNIPGNNGNAGILGISYDGWLAIIAAADPHPALKAVSEQATPYDMFTNDDFHHNGAFRLSYGFEYAVLTEAAKTDSLYNFGEYDTYDWYLRLGPLSNINKKYAHGSLPTWNNFMIHPNYDDYWHAESLRYRLDYPKVPIQHVGGWWDEEDMVGPQEAYAQLEKKDTSHRNFLVIGPWLHGQWGGDEANNLAAIKFGQPTGTYFRQEIQAKWFAYYLKGKGDGNFAEMTSFQTGSNEWKHYNTWPPKESTIKKIYLHADGKLSFDKPSVNEPTAFDSYLSDPAKPVPYRTRPVEETYGQNSHWYFWLAANQRFVDNRPDVAHWLTDTLTEDITITGDVIANIFASTSGTDADWVVKLIDVYPNVDHQELSMSGYELMINADILRARFRHGFSTPEPLTPGKIEAYTLDLHGADHVFKKGHRIMVQVQSTWFPVYDRNPQKYVPNIYEAKESDYQTATQKIYHTAVFPSCIELPVVQL; this comes from the coding sequence ATGAAAAAGTCATTGTTTTTTTTGTTGACTGGTTTAGCCTGCTTTGCAGCCCATGCACAAAATGACAGCGCTTCCAGCTACACCTGGCGGGAGATCATGATACCTATGCGGGATGGCGTAAAATTGCATACGATTGTCTATACGCCAAAAAAACAAACCGAAAAGCTGCCCTTCGTGCTTATTCGTACACCTTACGGGGTAGGTACAGGCTATGCCCCGGACAAAAATGACTATATCAAAGATATGGCCGCCGATGGGTATATTTTTATTGCACAGGATATTCGCGGTCGTTATAAGTCGGAGGGGGGATTTGAAATGACCAGACCCAGCCGGAATAAAAAAGACCCCCAATCCATCGATGAAGCCAGTGATACCTATGATACCATCGACTGGCTCCTCAAGAATATTCCCGGCAATAACGGCAACGCGGGCATACTGGGTATATCCTATGACGGCTGGCTGGCGATCATCGCGGCGGCGGACCCGCATCCGGCGTTAAAAGCGGTATCCGAGCAGGCTACCCCTTATGACATGTTCACGAACGACGATTTTCATCATAACGGTGCTTTCCGGTTGAGTTACGGTTTTGAATATGCTGTACTGACCGAGGCGGCGAAGACCGATTCGTTGTACAATTTCGGCGAATATGACACATACGACTGGTACCTCAGGCTGGGCCCGTTGTCTAATATCAATAAAAAATACGCGCATGGCAGCCTGCCTACCTGGAACAACTTTATGATCCATCCCAATTATGATGACTACTGGCATGCGGAATCCTTGCGTTACCGGCTGGATTATCCCAAAGTGCCTATCCAACACGTCGGTGGCTGGTGGGATGAGGAAGATATGGTGGGGCCGCAGGAAGCGTATGCGCAATTGGAAAAAAAGGACACCAGCCACCGTAATTTTTTGGTGATTGGCCCATGGCTGCACGGACAATGGGGCGGCGATGAAGCAAATAACCTGGCGGCCATAAAATTCGGTCAGCCGACAGGAACCTATTTCAGACAGGAGATACAAGCGAAATGGTTTGCCTATTACCTAAAAGGAAAGGGCGATGGCAATTTTGCGGAAATGACCTCGTTTCAAACCGGCTCTAATGAATGGAAACACTACAATACATGGCCGCCGAAGGAAAGCACGATAAAAAAAATATACCTGCATGCCGATGGCAAGCTTTCCTTTGACAAACCTTCGGTCAATGAGCCTACTGCTTTTGACAGTTATCTATCCGATCCGGCCAAACCAGTCCCGTATCGGACAAGACCGGTTGAAGAAACATACGGCCAGAACTCTCACTGGTACTTCTGGCTCGCTGCTAACCAGCGTTTCGTCGATAACCGGCCGGATGTCGCCCATTGGCTGACCGATACCCTTACGGAAGATATTACGATTACAGGGGACGTTATCGCCAACATATTTGCTTCCACCAGCGGTACTGACGCCGATTGGGTGGTGAAGTTGATTGATGTTTACCCGAATGTTGATCACCAGGAGCTGTCCATGTCAGGCTATGAATTAATGATCAATGCGGATATACTAAGGGCACGTTTCCGACATGGTTTCAGTACGCCCGAACCCCTGACACCAGGAAAAATTGAGGCGTATACCCTTGACCTGCACGGCGCCGACCATGTGTTTAAAAAAGGGCATCGTATCATGGTGCAGGTGCAAAGTACCTGGTTCCCGGTCTACGACCGTAACCCGCAAAAATATGTGCCCAACATTTACGAGGCGAAGGAAAGCGATTATCAGACGGCGACGCAAAAAATCTATCACACCGCGGTGTTCCCAAGCTGTATCGAACTCCCTGTCGTTCAGTTGTAA
- a CDS encoding lipocalin-like domain-containing protein, whose translation MKHLKKAAVFLLLAFTVTPTFSQSTLLAGTWRLTAADKILPDGSRVADFGEAPRGIAIFTADGHYVVEIFQTDGKDTVQNISCHFGTYTVDPSKGTITFHIDRASHAAWDGTTSVRAFTLEGDQLTWRVQPRPDGSIPVSVFSRM comes from the coding sequence ATGAAACATCTAAAAAAGGCCGCTGTCTTCCTTCTGCTCGCGTTCACGGTAACGCCTACCTTTTCCCAATCTACATTGCTGGCCGGCACCTGGCGCCTCACGGCCGCCGACAAAATCCTGCCGGATGGGAGCCGGGTGGCCGACTTTGGGGAAGCTCCCCGCGGCATCGCCATTTTTACTGCGGACGGCCATTACGTGGTGGAAATATTTCAGACAGACGGCAAAGATACTGTTCAGAATATCAGCTGTCATTTTGGAACCTATACCGTCGACCCATCAAAAGGCACTATTACCTTTCATATAGACCGGGCTTCCCATGCTGCCTGGGATGGGACTACCAGCGTCAGAGCCTTCACCCTTGAAGGAGATCAATTGACCTGGCGGGTTCAGCCCCGTCCGGATGGATCTATCCCGGTTTCCGTTTTTAGCCGGATGTGA
- a CDS encoding DEAD/DEAH box helicase, which translates to MSRISGIPGSADMLFNQRTISLNTRLRSYFCRMLLPPERIDKMLSHLRINELNELQTLALDASTQDGDLVLLSDTGSGKTVAFLLPVLSFMDEKTAGTQALVIVPSRELAIQIEQVFKTMGTGFKVTCCYGGHLRETEENNLKEAPAFIVGTPGRLADHIRRGNIHTGKIKTLVLDEFDKSLELGFQEEMSFIIGSLPSLNKRILTSATTATDIPDFVGLRSARTLDFLSGEKSERLALQQVFSPDNDKIDTLFRLVCRLGNRSTVVFCNHRESVERVSTLLREKGVANVFYHGALEQPERDSALAKFRNGSSPILVTTDLAARGLDVPNIRYIIHYHLPTTEDVYTHRNGRTARVDASGTAIFLLSPEESLPSYIPGQPETIELPAEFTLPGKPQWTTLYISAGKKDKVNKVDIVGFFTNKGQLKKEDIGLIEVKDFFSYVAIRKTNVPHTLQLIKNEKLKNKKVKIEVAK; encoded by the coding sequence ATGTCACGAATCTCCGGTATCCCCGGTTCAGCGGACATGCTATTCAACCAACGAACCATTTCACTCAATACACGGCTGAGGTCGTACTTTTGCCGGATGTTACTACCCCCCGAGCGCATTGACAAAATGCTATCCCACCTGAGGATCAATGAATTGAACGAACTGCAGACCCTGGCGCTCGACGCGTCGACACAGGACGGAGACCTTGTATTGCTTTCCGATACCGGATCGGGGAAGACGGTGGCCTTTCTTTTGCCCGTACTCTCTTTCATGGACGAAAAGACGGCCGGCACCCAGGCCCTTGTCATCGTTCCTTCGCGGGAACTCGCCATCCAGATAGAGCAGGTATTCAAAACTATGGGTACCGGCTTTAAAGTCACGTGCTGCTACGGTGGCCACCTTAGGGAAACGGAAGAAAATAATTTGAAGGAAGCCCCGGCTTTTATTGTGGGTACCCCCGGCCGTTTGGCCGATCACATCCGCCGAGGCAACATTCACACCGGAAAGATCAAAACCCTCGTTCTTGACGAATTTGACAAATCCCTGGAGCTGGGCTTCCAGGAAGAGATGTCCTTTATAATTGGATCGTTGCCGTCACTGAACAAAAGAATCCTCACCTCGGCGACGACGGCAACCGACATCCCCGATTTTGTCGGGCTGCGGTCCGCACGGACCCTGGATTTCCTATCCGGCGAAAAGAGCGAACGGCTTGCCCTTCAGCAGGTATTCAGTCCGGACAATGATAAGATAGACACCCTGTTCCGGCTCGTCTGCCGGCTGGGGAACAGGTCGACGGTTGTCTTTTGCAATCACCGCGAGTCCGTCGAACGCGTCAGTACACTGTTAAGGGAAAAAGGCGTTGCGAATGTTTTTTACCATGGGGCGCTGGAACAACCGGAGCGGGACAGCGCTCTGGCAAAGTTCCGCAATGGCAGCTCCCCTATTCTGGTCACGACCGATCTTGCTGCAAGGGGACTGGATGTGCCGAATATCCGGTACATCATCCATTACCATCTTCCCACAACAGAAGACGTATATACCCATCGCAACGGCAGAACGGCCCGGGTGGATGCCAGTGGAACCGCCATTTTCCTCCTGTCCCCCGAGGAAAGTCTACCCTCCTATATCCCCGGTCAGCCCGAGACCATCGAGCTCCCCGCCGAGTTTACGCTACCGGGCAAACCTCAATGGACCACGTTGTATATTTCCGCCGGTAAAAAAGACAAGGTCAACAAAGTGGATATAGTGGGGTTTTTCACCAACAAAGGGCAACTGAAGAAAGAAGACATCGGGCTTATTGAAGTAAAAGACTTTTTCAGTTACGTGGCTATTCGGAAAACCAACGTACCTCATACGTTACAGCTGATCAAGAATGAGAAGCTGAAGAATAAGAAGGTGAAGATTGAGGTGGCGAAATAA
- a CDS encoding NADPH-dependent F420 reductase → MSTSNAKVAVIGLGNIGSIVATNLVKGHRAVIVADRNIEKAHELAQRLGSLAQPMDIPAAIKEAGIVVVAVWFDAIKELLKTYATGLQGKIIVDPSNPIAPDGKGGFKKTIGEKESAGEILSTLLPKNAKLAKALGTLGAGSLQNAAFHTPEQVVLFYATDDESINTVIETLIRDNGFEPVRVGGLDQSIRIEVFGDLHEFGALGKTVTKAEVEKTLLVS, encoded by the coding sequence ATGTCCACCTCAAATGCAAAAGTAGCCGTCATCGGCCTTGGTAACATCGGAAGCATCGTCGCCACCAACCTCGTAAAAGGCCATCGGGCCGTCATTGTCGCCGACAGAAATATAGAGAAAGCACACGAGCTGGCCCAACGCCTGGGAAGCCTGGCCCAGCCGATGGACATCCCGGCCGCCATAAAGGAAGCCGGCATCGTCGTAGTGGCCGTATGGTTCGATGCGATCAAGGAACTGCTGAAAACGTACGCTACCGGACTGCAAGGGAAAATTATCGTTGATCCCTCCAATCCCATTGCCCCGGACGGCAAGGGCGGTTTTAAAAAGACGATTGGTGAAAAGGAATCCGCCGGAGAAATCCTCTCCACCCTGCTCCCCAAAAATGCGAAGCTGGCCAAGGCATTGGGTACACTGGGTGCGGGATCCCTTCAAAACGCAGCCTTTCACACACCCGAGCAAGTCGTGTTGTTTTATGCGACAGACGATGAAAGCATCAATACGGTCATCGAAACGCTGATCCGCGACAATGGTTTTGAACCGGTCCGCGTAGGGGGCTTAGATCAATCCATCCGCATTGAAGTATTTGGCGACCTGCATGAGTTTGGCGCGCTGGGTAAAACGGTGACCAAAGCCGAAGTTGAAAAGACACTACTCGTTTCTTAA